In Devosia beringensis, a single window of DNA contains:
- the kduD gene encoding 2-dehydro-3-deoxy-D-gluconate 5-dehydrogenase KduD: MTDLTAFSLEGKTVLVTGANTGIGQGIALSIGRAGGRVIGVGRSDMDETAGLMAELGAAFVAIKADLGSTAAAQAMFDAAWERHGPIDGLVNNAGIIRRADAVDFTEADWDAVMDINLKSMFFLCQAMGKKALAAERRARIVNISSMLSFQGGIRVASYTASKSGVLGITRLLANEWAAKGINVNSIAPGYIETNNTEALRADPERSASILVRIPAGRWGVPSDIGDAAVFLLSRASNYMHGAVIPVDGGWLAR, from the coding sequence GTGACCGATCTTACCGCATTCAGTCTCGAGGGCAAGACTGTGCTGGTCACCGGCGCCAATACCGGCATCGGGCAGGGCATTGCCCTGTCCATCGGCCGTGCCGGCGGCAGGGTGATCGGCGTCGGGCGCTCGGACATGGACGAGACGGCCGGGCTGATGGCCGAGCTTGGCGCGGCGTTCGTGGCGATCAAGGCCGATCTGGGTTCGACGGCAGCGGCGCAGGCGATGTTCGACGCGGCCTGGGAGCGGCATGGCCCAATCGATGGCCTGGTCAACAATGCCGGCATCATCAGACGCGCCGATGCGGTCGATTTCACCGAGGCCGACTGGGATGCGGTGATGGACATCAACCTCAAATCGATGTTCTTCCTGTGCCAGGCCATGGGCAAGAAGGCGCTGGCGGCCGAGCGGCGCGCGAGAATCGTCAACATTTCCTCGATGCTGAGTTTTCAGGGCGGCATCCGGGTGGCCAGCTATACGGCGTCCAAGAGCGGTGTGCTCGGGATCACGCGGCTGCTGGCCAATGAGTGGGCGGCCAAGGGGATCAACGTCAACTCGATCGCCCCAGGCTATATCGAAACCAACAATACCGAGGCGCTGCGGGCCGATCCAGAGCGCTCGGCGTCGATCCTTGTGCGCATTCCGGCGGGTCGCTGGGGTGTGCCGTCCGACATTGGCGATGCGGCGGTGTTCCTGCTGTCGCGCGCCTCAAACTATATGCATGGCGCCGTCATCCCCGTGGATGGCGGCTGGCTGGCGAGGTGA
- a CDS encoding cupin domain-containing protein — translation MSEQKLFAQAGDGDVTVLAPGNTRRVLIHTPELMQVEFGFDKGAVGALHSHPHVQVSYVAEGSFEVTIDGKTAVVGTGGSFIVSSGLVHGVLALEKGRLIDVFTPLRADFL, via the coding sequence ATGAGCGAGCAGAAACTCTTTGCACAGGCTGGTGACGGGGATGTCACGGTGCTGGCGCCCGGCAATACGCGGCGGGTGCTGATCCACACGCCCGAGCTGATGCAGGTGGAATTCGGCTTCGACAAGGGCGCCGTCGGGGCGCTGCACAGCCATCCCCATGTCCAGGTGAGTTATGTGGCCGAAGGGAGCTTTGAGGTGACCATCGATGGCAAGACGGCAGTGGTGGGGACCGGCGGCAGCTTCATCGTGTCCTCGGGTCTGGTGCACGGGGTATTGGCGCTGGAAAAGGGGCGATTGATCGATGTGTTCACGCCGCTGCGGGCGGATTTTTTGTAG
- a CDS encoding peptidase M15, whose product MRQPKSVKGLEELGRVRLSASFYLRDFLYSEIAAIHGLPNIPDDPDLAIAAGMALCENLLEPLQARFGRLSIRSAFRSCAVNQFGNSHKLNCASNEANYAGHIWDRRDAEGQMGATACVVVNRFVPYYERTGNWEALAWWVHDHLPYSEMEFFPKLAAFNLTWSENPKRRISSYIPPRRGVLTRPGMENTTGRHDAAYAAMLVEIG is encoded by the coding sequence ATGCGTCAACCCAAAAGCGTCAAGGGTCTCGAAGAGCTTGGCCGCGTCCGCCTCTCCGCCAGTTTCTACTTGCGCGACTTTCTCTATTCCGAGATCGCCGCCATCCATGGCCTGCCCAATATTCCCGACGATCCTGATCTCGCCATCGCCGCCGGCATGGCCTTGTGTGAAAACCTGCTCGAACCGCTGCAGGCCCGCTTCGGCCGGCTCTCCATCCGCTCCGCCTTCCGCTCCTGCGCCGTCAACCAGTTCGGCAACAGCCACAAGCTCAACTGCGCCAGCAACGAGGCCAATTACGCGGGCCATATCTGGGACCGCCGCGATGCCGAGGGCCAGATGGGAGCCACGGCCTGCGTGGTCGTCAACCGCTTCGTCCCCTATTACGAGCGTACCGGCAACTGGGAGGCTCTGGCCTGGTGGGTCCACGATCACCTGCCCTACTCCGAGATGGAATTCTTCCCCAAGCTGGCCGCATTCAACCTGACCTGGTCCGAAAACCCCAAACGCCGCATTTCCAGCTATATCCCACCCCGCCGCGGCGTCCTGACCAGGCCGGGCATGGAGAACACCACCGGTCGCCACGACGCGGCTTACGCCGCAATGCTGGTGGAGATCGGGTAG
- a CDS encoding trimeric intracellular cation channel family protein produces the protein MLIVIFYIAITVEAMTAALAAGRRQMDWFGVCVLACVTALGGGSARDIILGHYPLSWVANPWLLLLACGAALFTILIARVVHRLRWPFLLLDALGLVVFSIIGCNVAIEMGQHPVIVIVAGMLTGIVGGILRDVLCNDIPLVFSGELYATVSAVTGIIYFGGLTLGWPEEPVIIGAMAVGFGLRVAAIVFKWEMPRFVYDKDLR, from the coding sequence ATGCTGATCGTCATCTTCTATATCGCGATCACGGTCGAGGCGATGACGGCCGCGCTGGCGGCGGGGCGACGCCAGATGGACTGGTTCGGCGTCTGCGTGCTGGCCTGCGTGACGGCTTTGGGGGGAGGCTCGGCCCGCGACATCATTCTGGGGCATTATCCGCTGAGCTGGGTGGCCAATCCCTGGCTGCTGCTGCTGGCCTGTGGCGCAGCGCTGTTCACTATTCTCATTGCCCGCGTGGTGCACCGGCTGCGCTGGCCGTTCCTCCTGCTCGATGCGCTGGGCCTGGTGGTATTCTCGATCATCGGCTGCAATGTCGCGATCGAGATGGGGCAGCACCCGGTGATCGTCATCGTGGCTGGCATGCTGACCGGCATTGTCGGCGGCATCCTGCGCGACGTGCTGTGCAATGACATCCCGCTGGTGTTCAGCGGCGAGCTCTATGCCACGGTCTCGGCCGTGACGGGCATAATCTATTTTGGCGGGCTGACGCTGGGCTGGCCGGAGGAACCGGTGATCATCGGGGCCATGGCGGTGGGCTTCGGGCTGCGCGTGGCCGCCATCGTGTTCAAATGGGAAATGCCGCGCTTTGTCTATGACAAGGACCTGCGATGA
- a CDS encoding DUF4326 domain-containing protein — MRPQRIVLSRKAGFDLQAISQALNGLPAQSVARPGPWGNPFSIADVAAETGLDHDAAQAEAVARHARWLAGELVADRAAPSLDDISATLGGKNLACWCRAGTPCHVDTLLAFANK, encoded by the coding sequence ATGAGGCCGCAGCGCATCGTACTATCGCGCAAGGCGGGTTTTGACCTGCAGGCGATCTCGCAGGCGCTCAACGGGCTACCGGCGCAGTCGGTGGCGCGACCGGGACCGTGGGGCAATCCGTTCAGCATCGCCGATGTGGCGGCCGAAACGGGGCTTGATCATGACGCAGCGCAGGCCGAGGCGGTGGCGCGCCATGCCCGCTGGCTGGCGGGGGAACTGGTCGCGGATCGGGCGGCACCGAGCCTAGACGATATCAGCGCAACTCTGGGCGGCAAGAACCTGGCGTGCTGGTGCCGGGCCGGAACGCCCTGCCATGTCGACACGCTGCTGGCATTTGCCAACAAATAG